A genomic stretch from Planctomycetia bacterium includes:
- a CDS encoding alpha/beta hydrolase: MNMVWLRGWVWLSVLLSALPARAESVVVDSGCAATEIWVANTRSGDCDDPPRLSRCTEGDGWQKAKLAELRKLPPGWTTCVWIHGNDNSDADARYQGKYLMQRLAGYGAAAQGVRVLVWSWPSEKTGAGPLEDLRIKARRSDSEAHRLSAFVRRWQPGGQVTFVGYSFGGRIITGALDDLAEPVEATSESDTENGMIANAVLMAPAMNNCWLLPGNVHGEAVAQVNELLIVKNSVDRALKWYPIVAYGRLHSGPQALGYTGLPGVSRLGEDADKVVHYNVSRIIGPEHDVMRYLSSPRIMGRVAPYVFGPASDDHGD; this comes from the coding sequence ATGAATATGGTTTGGTTGCGGGGATGGGTGTGGCTGAGTGTCTTGTTGTCGGCGCTGCCTGCGCGCGCCGAGTCTGTCGTCGTTGACTCCGGCTGCGCGGCCACGGAAATCTGGGTAGCCAATACCCGTTCCGGCGATTGCGACGATCCGCCGCGTCTCTCGCGTTGCACCGAAGGCGATGGTTGGCAAAAAGCCAAGCTGGCCGAACTACGTAAATTGCCGCCAGGTTGGACGACCTGCGTCTGGATTCATGGCAACGACAATTCCGACGCGGACGCGCGCTACCAAGGCAAATATCTGATGCAGCGATTGGCCGGCTACGGCGCCGCGGCGCAAGGCGTGCGGGTGCTCGTGTGGTCGTGGCCCAGCGAAAAGACCGGCGCCGGACCGCTCGAAGACCTGCGTATCAAGGCCCGGCGAAGTGATTCCGAAGCACACCGCCTGTCGGCCTTCGTGCGCCGCTGGCAGCCTGGTGGCCAGGTTACCTTCGTCGGCTACAGCTTCGGCGGGCGCATTATCACTGGAGCCCTCGATGACTTGGCCGAACCTGTCGAGGCGACTTCGGAGAGCGACACCGAAAACGGGATGATCGCCAACGCCGTGCTGATGGCGCCAGCGATGAACAACTGCTGGCTGCTGCCCGGCAATGTCCATGGCGAGGCGGTGGCGCAAGTGAATGAACTGCTAATCGTCAAGAATTCCGTCGATCGCGCGCTGAAGTGGTATCCGATCGTCGCCTATGGCCGGCTCCATAGCGGACCGCAGGCGCTCGGTTACACCGGGTTGCCAGGTGTCAGCCGTCTCGGCGAAGACGCGGACAAGGTCGTGCATTACAACGTCTCGCGGATTATCGGCCCGGAACACGACGTGATGCGGTACTTGTCGTCGCCGCGCATCATGGGGCGCGTGGCGCCGTACGTTTTTGGCCCGGCGTCGGACGATCATGGCGATTGA
- a CDS encoding aminotransferase class IV, with the protein MAIDPSLPRDRPLAYLSGQWLPAEQAAIPLSDAGFVLGTTVTERLRTFRGKLFRLPHHLVRLEHSLRIVGVEPHESSADLAECASELAAHNYALLPDGTDLGLSILITPGGYSAAGGVSERRPLVCLHTDSLPFRNWASAYESGVSLVITDIMQVPASCWPPELKCRSRMHYYLADRAAEMKQPGAKALLLNERGEVAETSIANIIALRKDEGLVTPPKNDVLPGITLGVVEELARNLGVPFHYRVMRLEDLLTAEEVLLASTPWCLLPVHALDGQTFSAKAPGPIFKKLLAAFNHEAGLQIAQQAKEMSQEIVG; encoded by the coding sequence ATGGCGATTGATCCTTCACTCCCGCGCGATCGGCCCCTGGCCTACTTGAGCGGCCAATGGTTGCCGGCGGAGCAGGCGGCAATTCCGCTTTCCGACGCGGGCTTCGTGCTCGGCACCACGGTCACCGAACGGTTGCGCACGTTTCGCGGCAAACTGTTCCGGCTGCCGCATCATCTCGTGCGGCTGGAGCATTCGCTGCGAATCGTCGGCGTCGAACCGCACGAAAGCAGCGCTGACCTCGCCGAGTGCGCCTCCGAACTCGCGGCGCATAACTATGCCTTGCTGCCGGACGGCACCGACTTGGGCTTGTCGATTTTGATCACGCCTGGCGGCTATAGTGCTGCGGGGGGCGTCAGCGAGCGCCGACCGCTCGTCTGCTTGCATACGGATTCGCTGCCGTTCCGCAATTGGGCCTCGGCCTATGAATCCGGCGTGTCGCTAGTCATCACCGACATCATGCAAGTTCCCGCGTCCTGTTGGCCGCCGGAATTGAAATGCCGGAGCCGGATGCACTACTACCTGGCCGACCGCGCGGCGGAAATGAAGCAGCCGGGCGCGAAAGCGCTCCTGCTCAACGAGCGCGGCGAGGTGGCGGAAACGTCGATCGCCAATATCATTGCACTGCGCAAAGACGAAGGCCTCGTGACGCCCCCGAAGAACGACGTGCTGCCCGGCATTACGCTCGGCGTCGTGGAAGAACTGGCGCGCAACCTTGGCGTCCCGTTCCACTATCGCGTGATGCGGCTCGAAGATTTGCTGACGGCCGAGGAAGTGCTACTGGCCAGCACTCCGTGGTGCCTGCTGCCGGTCCATGCACTTGACGGGCAAACCTTCAGCGCAAAAGCGCCGGGCCCCATCTTCAAGAAGCTGCTAGCCGCCTTCAACCACGAAGCCGGCCTGCAAATCGCCCAGCAGGCGAAGGAAATGAGTCAAGAAATTGTAGGCTGA
- a CDS encoding DUF1080 domain-containing protein: MRRALALSLFVLTTIVFPAWTQAEEEFRPLFNGENLEGWSGDAELWSVEDGAIAGSTEAKELKHNSFLATDKTYKNFVVRLKFKLRNGNSGVQIRSKLLDDHVVQGYQADIAEERFMGILYEEGGRGILADVKAEEVGEHVKKDDWNEYVLTVDGPHIKQELNGFTTVDYEEKSDEGAKEGVIALQLHVGPKMRVWFKDVEIKELP; this comes from the coding sequence ATGCGTCGCGCGCTTGCCCTGTCGCTGTTTGTGTTGACAACGATTGTTTTCCCCGCTTGGACTCAGGCTGAGGAGGAGTTCCGGCCGCTGTTCAATGGCGAGAACCTGGAAGGCTGGTCCGGCGACGCCGAGTTGTGGAGCGTCGAGGACGGCGCCATCGCTGGTTCCACCGAGGCGAAGGAACTGAAGCACAACTCGTTTCTGGCCACGGACAAGACGTACAAAAATTTCGTCGTGCGGCTGAAGTTCAAGCTCCGCAACGGTAACTCTGGCGTGCAGATTCGCAGCAAGTTGCTCGACGACCACGTGGTGCAGGGCTACCAGGCCGACATCGCCGAGGAACGCTTCATGGGCATCCTCTATGAAGAAGGCGGCCGCGGGATCCTGGCCGACGTGAAGGCGGAAGAAGTCGGCGAGCACGTCAAGAAAGATGACTGGAACGAATACGTCCTGACCGTCGACGGCCCGCACATCAAGCAAGAGCTCAACGGCTTCACGACCGTCGATTACGAAGAGAAGAGCGACGAAGGGGCGAAAGAGGGCGTCATCGCCCTGCAACTCCACGTCGGCCCGAAAATGCGGGTCTGGTTCAAGGACGTGGAAATCAAGGAACTGCCGTAA